GCATCGCTCCTGTTGCCGGTCTAACCATACGTGAGTCAACTGCTGCTGATTCCGTCATGCTTAAATTCGGAATCAACGCAGATAGCTCTTACTATCAGGCAAACCGCACATCAACTGGAGCCAATGCATCGACTTCGACTCCTGCCGGGACGGCAAGCCTACCCAACGGCTGGCTGATGATCGAACGTGTTGGTGATACACTAAGCCTGGCAACTTCGACCGATGGCACAAGCTACTCTGTAATTCATACGGTCATATTTTCCGATCTGGCCAATAGTCTACAAGTCGGGCTTTTCGCACAAAGCGGAGACAACACTGATTATGCACGTGTGCTGCTAAGTGACTACGCCCTAGAGGCAGCTTATGCGGTATTCGTTCAGGACTTCTCCACTTCAACACTCCTGGCAGATTACAGCTCAACAACTCCGGCCGCCAACATCTTTGATGATATTAGCGCGGAAAGCGCTGGAGGCAACTGGAGCATTTCCAATGGGGCCCTCAGCATTGATCGCACCGGCGCCAGTGCCGGAGGAACCAATGATGCGGGGTTCAGTCGTATTACCGACACCATTGGCGACCCTGCGCTGATAAAAGTCTCTTTCGACATTGGCATCAATAATGTGCCCAAAACCTGGAGTCAGTTGATGCATATCGAGGTAGGCGCCTGGAGCACATTAGGAGATTACGGCAGCGGCGGCAACCTGTCCTATCTCTATGACCGATTAGACATTTCTGGAAATGACACAGGCAACTTCCGTGTTCGGTTTGGGAGCATATCATCATCAACTTATGTTGCAAATGGAGTACCGCATACGGTCACATGGTATATGAATCGCTCATCTGCCTCTGCAAACTATGTCGGCCCTGACTCAATGACATACAGTCTTGCCGCCGGAACCTTTGATGTCTGGGTCGACACAACTGCCGAAATCACAGGACAAACTTCCGGAAACTATTCTGGCAATACTGTTGAAGACTTCAGAGTGCGCATACCATCAGCTTTCGATATAAACATAACCTTCGATAACATCGTCGTCGAAGACCAATTCTAATCAAAGTCGGGCCGAGCCAGGGCCATTCTCGCCCTGGCAAATCTTGATTGAGATATAGTCGCTAAAAAATGGGGTCCCAGGGGTTGTTTCAAAACAACCCCTGGTTTGCGTACAATACTCTCGATCAACCACGGGAGCTCACAACTCAAACAATGTCGAAAAACAGGGACATTGAGGCACTAAGATGTATTGACGAAACGATGCCTCCATTCAACACATCGCATAAAGATAAAGCGTTCAGATCACGAAATTATTAAATAAAAGCCCATTTTAGCGCATTCGTAATATCTATAAAATGAATATCCAAGCTATACTTTAAATCCTCTCACATGACATCAAATCCATATAAATACTACTTTTAATCGTAATAAAGCCTTTGTCATCTAATTCATCAAAGCCATTTCTTGAGAATCAATTTTATGATTCAAATCATAAAATCCAAAATTTGCGCATACGTAATACTTGACATATATCGACAGAACTGCTGTTTATAGAAACGAAATCCCCCTGTTCGGACTCCCCCTCTGAACTTTTCTTCAGCGACCCTGCAATGGTACGGCAGTAGGAAAGGCTTGGCTGTGCGAAGCGTTGAAAATCAAAACGCTACGCACTCAAAAGCCACGTTATCCACTCAGCGCCATTCGATTGCTTAAAAACTCAATCACAGATCCCTCCTGCACACATGAATAAAAAGATATCGGCGATTATCGCCAGCTTCCGCATGCGCTCATGCATCCAAAGAACCAATTGGTCACTATCCGTAGTTGCTCTGCGTCAGTGGTCGATTTTACTACCGCTTCTGCTGTTATCTGCCTTTCAAACGAAAGAACTGGCTGGCGGGACATTTGAATCAGTAGATATTGGAACCAATGGAGCTCCAAACGGTTACTGGAGATTCACTCCAAATGCCTATGACATAAATCCAACAGAAGATTTTGCAGTAATGCTCTTTTTCCACGGCAACGGCTTGGGTGGAAATGGGACGACAGACTTAAGTGTTCTGCAGAACTATGCCTTAAACGGAGGGATAAATACTCCATCCAAGTCTTTCCACCAGTATTTTGATACCAATGAAGTCCTTATTTTCACTCCGCAGTCAACTGGTGACGGCTGGGGCCAAGCAATGGTTCGAGAATTCCTGGATTATGTCGTCTCCGAATACCGTGTGGACCGAAGTCGCATTTATATGACCGGTCTCAGCGGAGGTGCTGGAGGAATTCATTCTTTCATCAATAATGATCCAGATGCTGTCGAAGTAACAGCATTCTTCACCACTGCAACTGTGGGTACAGTAGAAGAACCGGCGGCCGCATTCGTCGGAACGCTTTGCCCCTACATGATTATTAACAATCACGGTGACAGCTATGGTGGAATAGGCGCGGCAACAAGCATAGCCAGTCGAATCGCAGGGCATATAGCAGGCACTCCACCAGCAGCATTAAGGGATGCCTATCCAGGTGATGGAGTCAGTGGGGACTACACAGCTTCTTTTGATGTCAACACTGGTTGGACCTGGACTCCCGGTCTCGTAACAACACAGACAGGCAACCCAATAGTCACCATCTATCCAGGATCGCATCACAACAGCTGGAACACAGCTTATACGACACAGGGAAATTTTGACTGGCTTCTGTCACACGTTAAACCCGTGACAATAATCAACGCTCCCGCTGGCGATATCATTTCTCCCAAAGGAGCAAGCATCACGTTCAGTGGCTCATCAACAGCACCCGATGGAACACCAATTCCCGGAAGTTCAATCTACTGGAACAGCAGCATTGATGGTGATCTTGGTACGGGTTCCAGTATTACTGTGAATAATCTGAGCTACGGCATACACCGTATTCGATGCATGGGAGTCGATAGCGATAACTATGGAGGACCAACATCAATAACAGTCACAGTCCCCTATGACCAATCGTTTACAGCAAATATTGATTTCGGACACCTGGATACAACCGCCACAGGGTGGAATAACTTTGATGACCAAACGAATGGCATTATTCAGGACATACAAGGTACTAATAATGAATCAACAAGTGTGCGTATCGAGATCCAAACTCCTTTTGCAGGTAGAGGTACGAATGGAGTTGACTCAACAGTACTCTATCCAGCCCTCGTCCAGAAGGATCACTTCTATACGACTTCGACATCGCCAAGAGGTGAACTCTTGATTCAAGGGCTGAATCCCGGACAATCCTATGACTTTACTTTCTTTGGATCACGTAACCAGGGCGGAAGCAGTAACTTGATTACGCGCTACACACTTGGCAGCCAGTACGTAACCTTGGAAACCCGCCAGAACACAGATCAGACCGCTTCGATCAACGGTTACATTGCAGATTCTTCAGGAAAAGTGATTCTGGAAGTCGAACGCGATCAGAGTGTATCCAGTTCAACCAAGGCTTACCTCAGTTCTCTCGTCATCACAACCCAAGGAGCAGGCGGAGGCACAGGCAACATTGCCCCAGTAGCCAACAACGATGCTGCGACAACAGATGAAGGCGTCGCAGTTACCGTTGATGTATTAAGTAATGACTCCGATTTCGATGGTGGCCCAAATCCCTTATCAATCTTGACCTTTAGCAGCACCGCAAATGGAGGTATTGCAAACGTCAACGAAACGCTCGTTTACACACCTAATGCTGGGTTCTCAGGAACGGAGACATTTGATTACACAATCACTGACGGTGAAGACAGCGCAACCGCAACAGTGACGATTACTGTTAACGGGGCTCCTCCACCAAACATTGCGCCAGTCGCAGTCAATGATACGGCAATCACTGACGAAGATGTCGCAATCAACATCGCCGTCCTGGCCAATGATTCCGATGCCGATGGAGGACCATCTGCGCTAAGTATCTCAATTGTTACCACTCCGACAAATGGAACCGCCGCAATCCAAGGAAGTGAGATCACTTACACTCCTGTCGCAGGATACTTTGGCACTGACAGTTTCAACTATACCATCACTGATGGAGAAGACAGTGCAACTGCCACAGTCAATGTGACTATCAATGAAGTCGTTGCACCACCAATTGGAGGTACTCTTTTCAGTCAGGACTTTGAAGGCTCAACCACCGTCGGTGATTATGTTTCGACAACGCCTGACAGCGGACAGTTCGACGATATCAGTGCCGAAGCAAGCGCAGGAACTTGGAGCATTGCAAATGGACAACTGCAAATCACGCGTTTGGGTTCCAGCAACGATGCAGGACTCAGTCGGGTAAACGACGCACTACTCGACGATCCTGACTTACTGAAATTCTCAATGGAACTGGTGATCAGCAATGTGCCCAGCACGTGGAGCGAATTACTCGTCATCGAGCTTGGAGACTGGTCCGGTGTTGCCGACTACGGCAGTGGCGGGAATGTCAGTTACCTTTTCGAACGCATGCAAATAAAAGGTGATGACACTGGAGAATACAAGATCCTGATTGATGGCCAGGCATCTTCCGTCATCACAGCTGACGGCTCTGTAAAGCAACTGAACTGGTACATCAACAATGGTGCATCAACAACAAGCTATACCGGACTGGAATCCGTAAATCCAATTTTGCACAACCTCGCCGCAGGCACTGCCGATGTGTGGATGGATGATGTTCTCGTTCTTTCTGCTATTCCTGTTGGATCGGCAGCAGCAATCAACGACTTCCGGATACGCTTATCTTCAAACGTGGCTTACACTGTTGGTTTTGAAAGTATCGCAGTCAGTGATACGCTGGATGAGGCTACGAACGTAGCCCCTACTCCAGTCGATGATACAATATTAACCGATGAAGGCCAATTGGTTGCCATCGATGCCCTGGTCAATGATACTGATCCAGACGGAGGGCCAAGCGCGCTTACGTTAATCTCTGTCGATTCAGCGTCCTATGGCTTGGCGGTTGTGAATGGAAATCAAATTGATTACACACCGAACCCTGGATTCTACGGAACGGATTCATTTAATTACACTGTGAGTGATGGTGACGCAACAGCGAGCGCCCTGATCACAGTGACAGTCAATGATACATCGACTGCGGGCAATTTGAGTTCTGCAAACCTGAGTGGAATCAACATCGGGCAAGGCTTGGGTTCCAGCCGTATACTTGCTGGTGGCGAGTGGGAGCTCAATGCACTGGGAACCGGCACCTCGGGAACACTTGATGCAAGCTACGGTGAACTTGAAACCGTGGACGGTGACTTCTCTGTCGTTGTAAAAGTTCAGGATCTAGGGCCTTACGGCATCGCTTCTGTTGCCGGCCTGACCGTACGCGAATCAACTGCTGCTGACTCCGTCATGCTTCAGTTTGGCATCAATGCAGATAGCTCTTACTATCAGGCAAATCGCACATCAACCGGAGCCAATGCATCGACTTCGACTCCTACCGGGACAGCAAGTCTGCCGAATGGCTGGCTGATGATCGAACGTGTTGGTGATACGCTAAGCCTGGCGACCTCAACCGATGGCAACAGCTACTCTGTAATTGATACGGTTATACTTGCCGGCCTGGCCAACAGTCTGCAAGTCGGGCTTTTTGCACACAGTGGTGATAATACCGATTACGCCAGAGTGTTGGTGAGTGACTATGCCGTGGAAGCCGCCTATGCCGTCTTCCTGCAGGACTTCTCCGCTTCCACTCTTCTGGCAGATTATGTATCGGCAACTCCAGGCGATGCCATATTTGACGATATCAGTGCGGAAAGCGCTGGAGGCAACTGGAGTATCGTCAACGGTACTTTAAGCATTGATCGCACTGGAGCCAGTGCCGGGGGAACCAATGATGCGGGATTCAGTCGTATCACCAACGTCATCGGCGACCCTGATTTACTGAAAGTCTCCTTTGACCTAAGTCTCAACAACATACCTGAAACCTGGAGTGAACTCATGCATTTTGAGTTAGGTGCATGGAGCGTGGTTGGGGATTATGGCAGCGGCGGCAATCTGTCCTATCTTTATGACCGTATGTCGATCGCAGGCAGTAACATCGGAAACTTCCGCCTCAGGATCAATGGAATCAATTCTGCAGTATTCTCAGCAGATGGCAGTACTTATACTGTGACCTGGTGCATGAATCGTTCAGCTGCTTCTGTAAATTACATCGGCCCGGATGCATCTACATACAGCCTCGCCGCTGGAACATGTGACCTATGGCTCGGTACAACTGCTGTGCTTACCGGAGTCAATTCCGGAAACTATTCGGGCAACACTGTAGAAGATTTCCGTGTCCGCATCCCATCCGCCTTTGATCTCAATATCACGTTTGATAATATTCTTATTGAAGATCAGTTCTAAGTCGAAGGACTCGGGTCTGATTGCGTAAGCACACGCCCGTTTCAAATATAGTCACATAAGGTAAACGAGCCTGGGGTTGCTTCCATGCAATCCCAGGTTTGTTGCTTACTAAGAAGTCTTACCCATCGCCGAAGATGTCATACATCGAACCAATAATCATACTGACTGGCGAAAGTGTCTGTTTAGAGCCCTTTACAATGCTCAATTGGCAGATAACAGGCGGCGTCACTCTGGACGAGCAGCTCTATAGAAAATACGTTATCGCTTAAAAGGACGATCCTGAGATAGTGGCTCCATGGGGCCTCCACTCAGGACGGCACCAATTGACAACTCGTAGCCTCTCAGGAAATCAATCGCGGGAAGCATCCTGCCTCCCGGCCGTTGCAGGCAAGCTATTCGCAACACTCCATCGCCGGTTGCGATGCAAACTTTTCCTTCCTCAAATCCAATAACGGTTCCCACATCAGCCAATGCCTTCGTTTTGACGAAACTGGCTTCTCGGAGCTTAATGCGTGTCTCCCTATGGTCGCAAAAACAACCCGGCCACGGATCGAGGCCATTGATCCGAGCGGCCAGTGTTTCAGCCGGAACTGAAAAATCAAGCAAGCCATCAGTTTTAGATAGCTTTCGACAGTAGGTCGCATCAGACTCAGTCTGTTCAACAAACGAAGCAGATCCATTCAGCAATGCTTCAAGATTACGAGCAATTAGGGGTACGCAGGCAGTCGCCAATTTTCCCCGGGTCGAATGTCCCGTATCACTCGCATTAATGGATACGCGTTCCACATCACATACCGGCCCCGCATCCATGGCCGGAATGATCTCCATAAGGCTGACACCCGTCTCATGTTCACCACTGGCGACGGCAGATTCTACCGGGGATGCCCCACGATACTTTGGCAAAAGCGAGGCATGAAAGTTCACAAAACCGCGCGGAGGTGTAGCAAGGAGAGCTCGCCTCAGTAGATGTCCATAGGCCATGACCAATGCGAGTTGAATGTCATTGGATTTAAAATATTCAATCGTATCCGCATCCGGTTTCTCCGGACGATGCAGATCGACCCCCTTTTCCAAAGCCCAGGCTGAAATCGGATTGGGTTGCAACTTACGACCACGTCCTTTCGGACGGTCCGGCTGACTGAAAACACTAACCAGCTCCGCATCGAACTCTACTGCGTGCTTGTGTAACCAATCGAGTAACGGAAGCGCAATGGCGTCCGACCCCATGAAAACGAATTTGCGTGATGCGACCATCTCTTAATAGGACGAAGTTGACCACAGAGGCACAGAGAGCACAGAGTTTCTCTAATCGATTAGTAGATATTATTCCTAAATCTGTATTCTCTGTGCCTCTGTGGCTAGAAATTCAATCAATCTACAGCGACGACATCCAATCATCAACAACGGCGCCAACGCCTTCGGCAAAAGATTCGTCGGAATCCGGCTTTGGTAAATCCGCGACGATCTTCCACTCCTCGATGTGTTCGACTGTTTCACCGCACTCGAGTGTTCGCAAGGCGCCGAGTGTTTCCAGCTCGATCATAAAATCATTACAAAACGCCTCAAAGCAGCATCCAAAATCCGGATAAGTGGCATCAGGATCTACCTCAGCGGATTTGATGAAAGTACCACCCTCCTGCCAGTAAGCCGACCATTCAGGAT
The Rubellicoccus peritrichatus DNA segment above includes these coding regions:
- a CDS encoding Ig-like domain-containing protein, coding for MNKKISAIIASFRMRSCIQRTNWSLSVVALRQWSILLPLLLLSAFQTKELAGGTFESVDIGTNGAPNGYWRFTPNAYDINPTEDFAVMLFFHGNGLGGNGTTDLSVLQNYALNGGINTPSKSFHQYFDTNEVLIFTPQSTGDGWGQAMVREFLDYVVSEYRVDRSRIYMTGLSGGAGGIHSFINNDPDAVEVTAFFTTATVGTVEEPAAAFVGTLCPYMIINNHGDSYGGIGAATSIASRIAGHIAGTPPAALRDAYPGDGVSGDYTASFDVNTGWTWTPGLVTTQTGNPIVTIYPGSHHNSWNTAYTTQGNFDWLLSHVKPVTIINAPAGDIISPKGASITFSGSSTAPDGTPIPGSSIYWNSSIDGDLGTGSSITVNNLSYGIHRIRCMGVDSDNYGGPTSITVTVPYDQSFTANIDFGHLDTTATGWNNFDDQTNGIIQDIQGTNNESTSVRIEIQTPFAGRGTNGVDSTVLYPALVQKDHFYTTSTSPRGELLIQGLNPGQSYDFTFFGSRNQGGSSNLITRYTLGSQYVTLETRQNTDQTASINGYIADSSGKVILEVERDQSVSSSTKAYLSSLVITTQGAGGGTGNIAPVANNDAATTDEGVAVTVDVLSNDSDFDGGPNPLSILTFSSTANGGIANVNETLVYTPNAGFSGTETFDYTITDGEDSATATVTITVNGAPPPNIAPVAVNDTAITDEDVAINIAVLANDSDADGGPSALSISIVTTPTNGTAAIQGSEITYTPVAGYFGTDSFNYTITDGEDSATATVNVTINEVVAPPIGGTLFSQDFEGSTTVGDYVSTTPDSGQFDDISAEASAGTWSIANGQLQITRLGSSNDAGLSRVNDALLDDPDLLKFSMELVISNVPSTWSELLVIELGDWSGVADYGSGGNVSYLFERMQIKGDDTGEYKILIDGQASSVITADGSVKQLNWYINNGASTTSYTGLESVNPILHNLAAGTADVWMDDVLVLSAIPVGSAAAINDFRIRLSSNVAYTVGFESIAVSDTLDEATNVAPTPVDDTILTDEGQLVAIDALVNDTDPDGGPSALTLISVDSASYGLAVVNGNQIDYTPNPGFYGTDSFNYTVSDGDATASALITVTVNDTSTAGNLSSANLSGINIGQGLGSSRILAGGEWELNALGTGTSGTLDASYGELETVDGDFSVVVKVQDLGPYGIASVAGLTVRESTAADSVMLQFGINADSSYYQANRTSTGANASTSTPTGTASLPNGWLMIERVGDTLSLATSTDGNSYSVIDTVILAGLANSLQVGLFAHSGDNTDYARVLVSDYAVEAAYAVFLQDFSASTLLADYVSATPGDAIFDDISAESAGGNWSIVNGTLSIDRTGASAGGTNDAGFSRITNVIGDPDLLKVSFDLSLNNIPETWSELMHFELGAWSVVGDYGSGGNLSYLYDRMSIAGSNIGNFRLRINGINSAVFSADGSTYTVTWCMNRSAASVNYIGPDASTYSLAAGTCDLWLGTTAVLTGVNSGNYSGNTVEDFRVRIPSAFDLNITFDNILIEDQF
- the fmt gene encoding methionyl-tRNA formyltransferase; translation: MVASRKFVFMGSDAIALPLLDWLHKHAVEFDAELVSVFSQPDRPKGRGRKLQPNPISAWALEKGVDLHRPEKPDADTIEYFKSNDIQLALVMAYGHLLRRALLATPPRGFVNFHASLLPKYRGASPVESAVASGEHETGVSLMEIIPAMDAGPVCDVERVSINASDTGHSTRGKLATACVPLIARNLEALLNGSASFVEQTESDATYCRKLSKTDGLLDFSVPAETLAARINGLDPWPGCFCDHRETRIKLREASFVKTKALADVGTVIGFEEGKVCIATGDGVLRIACLQRPGGRMLPAIDFLRGYELSIGAVLSGGPMEPLSQDRPFKR